From one Haloferax marinisediminis genomic stretch:
- a CDS encoding DUF7548 family protein: protein MDTERLASTVGLVGALLLAIVIAVPAVAVEPGAGEMATYYASGPFGIAIVGMLALLVVIVFLSGRQERTDPAVAAGLALVMSVAMVGLSVLWSLTIDPTVLFSFPEQYAWLSNHRWAVVGASLVTFAGAAMYARNVV, encoded by the coding sequence ATGGACACCGAACGCCTCGCTTCGACGGTCGGTCTCGTCGGTGCACTTCTCCTCGCTATCGTCATCGCGGTTCCTGCCGTCGCCGTCGAACCCGGTGCTGGTGAGATGGCGACGTACTACGCCTCTGGACCGTTCGGAATCGCCATCGTCGGGATGCTCGCACTCCTCGTCGTCATCGTCTTTCTCTCCGGACGGCAAGAGCGTACAGACCCTGCGGTCGCCGCCGGGCTCGCGCTCGTCATGTCGGTCGCGATGGTTGGCCTCTCGGTCCTCTGGTCGCTCACTATCGACCCGACCGTCTTGTTCAGTTTCCCCGAGCAGTACGCGTGGCTGAGTAATCACCGCTGGGCGGTCGTGGGCGCTTCCCTAGTCACGTTCGCGGGCGCAGCAATGTACGCCCGAAACGTCGTATAA
- a CDS encoding SMP-30/gluconolactonase/LRE family protein produces MMVLTDMETQISRRAALKALGVSGVVLAGGATAISAQSDDASSDVGELELIYEFEPPEGSPQEPPFGQLPENVATDPYGNKFVSVPSQSQIWKFGADDEPVDPPFLQFESTEEFLVGPTGVEYDPNGRLYSAFVSDLSSSEDAETNGVYEIDDDGTYELYAEISNDIEDFPSFPNDITLLENSLLVTDSFSGVIWEVKRGRTEVWAGELWDGEDDFPTGPLAPPAPVDGAPQFGPNGLQFTEDRDALYVANTGKGTIVKIPLDSFGNPDDPEVFVEGLVAPDGLAMDVDENLYVADNGANQILRITPDGDVEVLAENEVMAETDSETETTTADAETTTEEGTTTPEAETTTADGAETTTSEEETTTEEETTTEAATDTTDEETTTAGGEETTDTDTPTPEAETTTSEEETTTSEEETTTDTETTTDEPETDSVPVLDQPADVTFGATEDQRETLFIVNLALTSQFEAPKPSFMKLDVGIEGLPIER; encoded by the coding sequence ATGATGGTGTTAACAGACATGGAAACCCAGATTTCGCGGAGAGCGGCACTGAAGGCGCTCGGCGTGAGCGGAGTGGTACTCGCTGGTGGAGCGACAGCGATATCGGCACAGTCGGACGACGCGTCGAGCGACGTCGGCGAACTGGAACTCATCTACGAGTTCGAACCGCCGGAAGGCTCACCGCAGGAACCTCCGTTCGGCCAACTCCCGGAGAACGTCGCAACCGACCCGTATGGAAACAAGTTCGTGAGCGTCCCATCGCAGTCACAAATCTGGAAGTTCGGAGCGGACGACGAACCGGTCGACCCCCCGTTCCTCCAGTTCGAATCGACAGAAGAGTTCCTCGTCGGGCCGACTGGCGTCGAATACGACCCGAATGGAAGGCTCTACTCGGCGTTCGTGAGTGACCTGTCGAGCTCGGAAGACGCCGAAACGAACGGTGTGTACGAAATCGACGACGACGGGACGTACGAACTCTACGCAGAGATTTCGAACGACATCGAAGACTTCCCGTCGTTCCCCAACGACATCACGCTGCTCGAAAACTCATTGCTCGTCACCGACAGCTTCAGCGGCGTTATCTGGGAAGTCAAACGGGGTCGGACGGAAGTGTGGGCCGGTGAGTTGTGGGACGGTGAGGACGACTTCCCGACCGGTCCGCTCGCCCCACCGGCACCGGTCGACGGGGCACCCCAATTCGGCCCGAACGGTCTCCAGTTCACGGAGGACAGAGACGCCCTCTACGTGGCGAACACTGGGAAAGGGACGATCGTCAAGATTCCACTCGATTCGTTCGGGAACCCAGACGACCCCGAAGTGTTCGTCGAGGGGCTCGTCGCCCCGGACGGCCTCGCGATGGACGTCGACGAGAACCTCTACGTCGCCGACAATGGCGCGAATCAAATCCTTCGCATCACGCCCGACGGAGACGTCGAAGTACTCGCCGAGAACGAGGTGATGGCCGAGACGGACAGTGAAACGGAGACGACCACGGCTGACGCGGAGACAACGACAGAGGAAGGGACGACCACACCTGAAGCAGAGACGACTACAGCAGACGGAGCGGAGACGACGACTTCCGAAGAAGAGACCACCACCGAGGAGGAAACGACGACCGAGGCGGCGACTGACACAACAGACGAGGAAACGACCACAGCAGGTGGAGAAGAGACGACGGACACTGACACTCCCACACCTGAAGCGGAGACAACCACGTCGGAAGAAGAGACGACGACTTCCGAAGAGGAGACCACCACCGACACGGAAACGACCACGGACGAACCCGAGACCGACAGCGTCCCCGTTCTCGACCAGCCAGCGGACGTGACGTTCGGAGCCACAGAGGACCAACGCGAGACGCTGTTCATCGTCAATCTTGCACTGACGTCCCAGTTCGAAGCGCCCAAACCGAGCTTCATGAAGCTCGACGTCGGTATCGAGGGGCTTCCAATCGAACGCTGA
- a CDS encoding GMC family oxidoreductase produces MSKFDYIVVGAGSAGCAVANRLSEDSETEVLLLEAGSPDEDHRESIYTPVMFPTLFKSEADWEYYTEPQAEMNDRRLYHPRGKTLGGTSSMNAQIYNRGNPWDYENWADLGNEGWSFDEMLDVFKRAEQFEGTGQDEFHGTDGLLSVADLVDPHPSSELFIEAAEECGLEHNPDFNGETQVGAGLYHVTQRDGERCSSAAAYIKPVLGRENLTVETNALVTKIHFDGTRAVGVSYTRDGDEHTADATEEIVISGGAYNSPQLLMLSGIGPAEHLEEHGIDVVVDLPGVGQNLQDHLFTFVVYDRTDDQPPAPTSNIGEAGGYLYVDDDEPAPDLQFHYCPVYYMNHGFSNPEGLGYSIGSTQVRPESVGFVELASADPTDPPVIDPQYLTAEPDLAVLREGIKRAREIAQADAFADIRGDEQWPGEDVQTDAEIEEHIRETAHTIYHPAGTCKMGTDEMAVVDPQLRVRGVDGLRVADASIMPKITSGNTNAPSIAIGEKAAELIRG; encoded by the coding sequence ATGTCAAAGTTTGACTACATCGTGGTGGGTGCTGGGTCAGCAGGCTGCGCAGTTGCAAACAGGCTATCGGAAGATTCGGAAACCGAGGTCCTCCTGCTCGAAGCGGGCTCTCCCGACGAAGACCACCGAGAGTCGATATACACTCCGGTGATGTTCCCGACGCTGTTCAAATCTGAAGCCGACTGGGAGTACTACACGGAGCCACAGGCAGAAATGAACGACCGGAGACTCTACCACCCACGAGGCAAGACCCTCGGTGGCACGAGTTCGATGAACGCCCAGATATACAACCGGGGGAACCCGTGGGATTACGAAAACTGGGCTGACCTCGGAAACGAAGGCTGGTCGTTCGACGAGATGCTCGACGTGTTCAAACGAGCCGAGCAGTTCGAAGGAACCGGTCAAGACGAGTTCCACGGGACGGACGGTCTGCTCAGCGTCGCCGACCTCGTAGACCCACATCCATCTTCTGAGCTGTTCATCGAAGCGGCAGAAGAGTGTGGACTCGAACACAACCCCGACTTCAACGGCGAGACACAGGTTGGCGCCGGACTGTACCACGTTACGCAACGTGATGGTGAACGCTGCAGTAGTGCGGCGGCGTACATCAAACCGGTTCTCGGGCGCGAAAACCTCACTGTCGAAACCAACGCACTGGTGACGAAGATTCACTTCGACGGCACTCGCGCTGTTGGCGTCAGCTACACACGAGACGGAGACGAACACACTGCAGACGCGACCGAAGAAATCGTCATCTCTGGTGGTGCGTACAACTCCCCACAGCTACTGATGCTCTCCGGTATTGGTCCTGCAGAACACCTCGAAGAACACGGTATCGACGTCGTTGTCGACCTCCCTGGTGTCGGGCAGAATCTCCAAGACCACCTGTTCACCTTCGTCGTCTACGACCGAACCGACGACCAACCACCGGCCCCGACGTCGAACATCGGCGAGGCGGGCGGCTATCTCTACGTCGACGACGACGAACCGGCCCCGGACCTCCAGTTCCACTACTGCCCAGTGTACTACATGAACCACGGATTTTCGAATCCAGAGGGGTTGGGCTACTCGATTGGGTCGACACAGGTTAGACCGGAAAGCGTTGGTTTCGTCGAACTCGCGTCTGCCGACCCGACTGACCCACCGGTCATCGACCCACAGTACCTCACTGCAGAACCAGACCTCGCTGTTCTCAGGGAAGGAATAAAGCGTGCTCGTGAAATCGCACAGGCAGACGCGTTCGCAGATATTCGGGGCGACGAACAATGGCCTGGCGAAGACGTCCAAACCGATGCGGAGATCGAGGAACACATTCGGGAGACAGCTCACACCATCTATCACCCCGCAGGAACGTGCAAGATGGGAACTGACGAAATGGCTGTCGTCGACCCACAACTCCGAGTTCGAGGCGTCGATGGACTGCGCGTCGCGGACGCCTCGATTATGCCGAAGATTACGAGCGGGAACACCAACGCACCGTCGATTGCAATCGGCGAGAAGGCCGCAGAACTGATTCGAGGGTAA
- a CDS encoding DUF7547 family protein, with amino-acid sequence MSDRRRDDDILDVLDELGDTLDELGSELREERDREVRDRFRNPRPPTFGEVMRFTESYTLPTIIAVLEATIASLELLRRLIRLSDPGRVMEDRRAETEIDERLREVPRTAVYGVERALDELRKALSEADLPSNSDARDIMEHARSLADELDERITAAERERTSRDRRWRDEERSFESSWRRRNEQSRSRNSGPVRIDVTEEGIDHAGDDDASDDSPQVDVDAELESIKREVRGDDEDDEDE; translated from the coding sequence ATGAGCGACCGACGACGGGACGACGACATTCTCGACGTCCTCGACGAACTCGGGGACACACTGGACGAACTCGGTTCGGAACTCCGCGAAGAGCGTGACCGCGAGGTGCGCGACCGGTTCCGGAACCCCCGTCCACCGACGTTCGGTGAAGTCATGCGCTTTACCGAGTCGTACACCCTCCCGACCATCATCGCCGTCCTCGAAGCGACCATCGCCTCGCTCGAACTCCTCCGCCGCCTCATTCGACTTTCAGACCCCGGGCGTGTGATGGAAGACCGGAGAGCCGAAACGGAGATAGACGAGCGGTTGCGCGAGGTGCCCCGTACTGCCGTGTACGGCGTCGAGCGCGCCCTCGACGAACTCCGGAAGGCGCTCTCGGAAGCCGACCTTCCGTCGAACTCCGACGCGCGAGATATCATGGAACACGCCCGCTCACTCGCGGACGAACTCGACGAGCGAATCACGGCCGCAGAGCGAGAACGAACCTCGCGTGACCGTCGCTGGCGCGACGAGGAACGCAGTTTCGAGTCGAGTTGGCGCAGACGGAACGAGCAGTCTCGGAGTCGTAATTCTGGCCCCGTCAGAATCGACGTAACAGAAGAAGGAATCGACCACGCCGGTGACGACGACGCGAGCGACGACAGTCCACAGGTGGACGTCGACGCCGAGTTAGAGTCGATAAAACGAGAGGTCAGAGGGGACGACGAAGACGACGAGGACGAGTAG
- a CDS encoding Zn-ribbon domain-containing OB-fold protein yields MSDDNPPMEAYRYPDGSITYPGHPVGPDGEEPVGTVDLSEYTATVLTWTTSTATPPGVRAPNTLAIVEFDVEGEPVRAIGQVTDEDDVEIGDEVEPVYCEELREPGAGIREPASQDWDGYQFRPV; encoded by the coding sequence ATGTCCGACGACAACCCCCCGATGGAAGCGTACCGCTACCCCGATGGGAGCATCACCTACCCCGGTCACCCCGTCGGCCCCGACGGCGAGGAACCGGTCGGCACCGTCGACCTGAGCGAATACACGGCGACGGTCCTGACGTGGACCACGTCGACGGCGACGCCGCCCGGCGTCCGCGCACCCAACACGCTCGCAATCGTCGAGTTCGACGTAGAGGGCGAACCTGTGCGCGCCATCGGACAGGTCACCGACGAGGACGACGTCGAAATCGGCGATGAAGTCGAACCCGTCTACTGCGAGGAACTCCGCGAACCCGGTGCTGGCATCCGCGAACCGGCGAGTCAGGACTGGGACGGGTATCAGTTTAGACCGGTCTGA
- a CDS encoding Sec-independent protein translocase subunit TatA/TatB, translating into MLNSIPLFPGLPGGPELLIVLLIVVLLFGANKLPQLARSSGQAMGEFRRGRQEIEEELKKGVEDTDEDEAAADEEEAETESVETEAETEAEKEN; encoded by the coding sequence ATGCTAAACTCTATTCCACTGTTCCCCGGTCTCCCGGGGGGCCCAGAACTGCTCATCGTCCTGCTCATCGTCGTCCTCCTGTTCGGGGCGAACAAACTTCCCCAGCTCGCTCGCTCGTCCGGGCAAGCGATGGGTGAGTTCCGACGCGGACGCCAAGAGATCGAAGAGGAACTGAAGAAGGGCGTCGAAGACACCGACGAAGACGAGGCGGCGGCAGACGAAGAGGAAGCAGAGACGGAGTCTGTCGAGACGGAAGCAGAGACGGAAGCAGAGAAAGAAAACTAA
- a CDS encoding SDR family oxidoreductase, which translates to MTLLEGRVAVVTGGSSGIGRGISLAFAEQGADVVVCDVREDPKEGGLPTHEKIESDTDASATYVELDVTDPSAFENAMDAAEAFGGVDIMVNNAGVWWPEDFLTVTEDEFQRMMDINVKGVYFGAQAAAGRMSQGGGGSIINISSVNGIYGNGGYPTYTATKGAVRTLTYSLAHGLGERDIRVNAIHPGAINTKIGPEDMETSEEQMAQLEAMIPLGRRGEPDDVAGVAVFLASDLAKYVTGESIVVDGGWTSWR; encoded by the coding sequence ATGACACTACTCGAAGGCCGTGTCGCGGTCGTCACTGGTGGAAGTTCGGGAATCGGACGCGGCATCTCGCTCGCGTTCGCAGAACAGGGCGCAGACGTGGTGGTCTGCGACGTCCGCGAAGACCCGAAAGAGGGTGGGCTGCCGACCCACGAGAAGATCGAATCGGACACAGACGCGTCGGCGACGTACGTCGAACTCGACGTGACAGACCCCAGCGCGTTCGAGAACGCCATGGACGCGGCGGAGGCGTTCGGCGGCGTCGACATCATGGTCAACAACGCAGGCGTCTGGTGGCCGGAAGACTTCCTCACCGTCACCGAAGACGAGTTCCAGCGAATGATGGACATCAACGTGAAGGGTGTCTACTTCGGTGCACAAGCAGCCGCGGGGCGAATGTCCCAGGGCGGCGGGGGGAGCATCATCAACATCTCCAGCGTCAATGGAATCTACGGAAACGGTGGCTACCCGACCTACACGGCGACGAAGGGTGCTGTGCGGACGCTCACGTACTCACTGGCACACGGCCTCGGTGAGCGGGACATCCGCGTCAACGCCATCCATCCCGGTGCCATCAACACGAAGATTGGGCCGGAAGACATGGAGACGAGCGAAGAGCAGATGGCACAGCTAGAGGCGATGATTCCACTCGGCCGGCGGGGCGAACCAGACGACGTTGCTGGCGTCGCCGTCTTCCTCGCCAGTGACCTCGCGAAGTACGTCACCGGTGAGTCCATCGTCGTCGACGGTGGGTGGACGAGTTGGCGCTGA
- a CDS encoding carbon-nitrogen hydrolase family protein, translating to MTGPIVAIPQLSLSDLDSDENEAAIRTRAAELPENVDIALFPEYALTGFVADSRAFSGAVTREYATEFLTSVAAEHEFDVLAGFLERDGDTLYNAAAYVRPDGTAAVYRKRHLWGDEASVVTPGDELVVVDTPAGKTGLLTCYDLNFVDDSAALTDERVDALFVLGAWPAAQSENWRLLCRARALDGVRWLVGAGRTGRGTTPGAETEFAGRSLVVRPDGVVAASLNRDERDLVWSLDRDVLDEQRAFVGSVD from the coding sequence GTGACTGGTCCTATCGTCGCCATCCCGCAACTGTCTCTCTCCGACCTCGATAGTGACGAAAACGAAGCCGCAATCCGAACGCGAGCGGCTGAACTACCTGAAAACGTCGATATCGCGTTGTTCCCCGAGTACGCACTAACGGGGTTCGTCGCCGACAGCCGCGCGTTCAGTGGTGCGGTTACGCGCGAGTACGCGACAGAGTTTCTCACGTCCGTCGCCGCAGAACACGAGTTCGACGTCTTGGCAGGGTTCCTCGAACGAGATGGCGACACGCTGTACAACGCGGCGGCGTACGTTCGCCCCGACGGAACGGCGGCAGTCTACCGAAAGCGACACCTCTGGGGCGACGAGGCGTCGGTCGTCACGCCCGGTGACGAACTCGTCGTCGTCGACACGCCTGCAGGAAAGACCGGCCTCCTGACCTGTTACGACCTGAACTTCGTCGACGACAGCGCGGCACTGACCGACGAACGCGTCGATGCCCTCTTCGTCCTCGGTGCGTGGCCCGCCGCGCAGTCGGAGAACTGGCGGTTGCTCTGTCGCGCCCGCGCGCTCGACGGTGTTCGATGGCTCGTCGGTGCGGGACGAACCGGACGCGGTACGACTCCCGGTGCAGAGACCGAATTCGCCGGACGCTCGCTCGTCGTCAGGCCCGATGGGGTCGTTGCAGCGTCGTTGAACCGCGACGAACGTGACCTCGTGTGGTCGCTCGACCGAGACGTCCTCGACGAGCAACGAGCGTTCGTCGGTTCGGTCGACTGA
- a CDS encoding thiolase family protein, with amino-acid sequence MDRVAIIGASMTQFGKRDAWIRELLAEAGQSALADAGVSPDEIEHLYVSNMASGEFEGQTGVPNALAHDLAAMPAYTARIDQTSSSGGAGVYAAWQSVASGASDMTMLVGGEKMTHRSTAEATDVIASLTHPVEYKHGVTLPSFAGLTARLYLDTYDAPRESLGKVAVKNHKNGLDNPHAQFRKEVDLETVLDSPIVADPLRLYDFCPITDGSAALVFCPESVAREYTDDYAVISGIGGATDTHVVHERADPTTMGGVVNSSEIAYEMADLEPEDIDVAELHDMFTILEFLQSEDLGFFEKGEGWKAVEEGVTDRDGELPINTSGGLKSKGHPLGASGVAQVYEIYKQLIGDAGKRQVDADIGLACNVGGFGNCVITTIMESR; translated from the coding sequence ATGGACCGCGTAGCGATCATCGGTGCATCGATGACCCAGTTCGGGAAGCGCGATGCGTGGATTCGCGAGTTGCTCGCCGAAGCAGGGCAGAGCGCACTCGCGGATGCCGGCGTCTCGCCCGACGAAATCGAGCACCTCTACGTCTCGAATATGGCGAGTGGCGAGTTCGAGGGACAGACAGGTGTCCCGAACGCCCTCGCACACGACCTCGCGGCGATGCCTGCATACACCGCCCGTATCGACCAAACGTCCTCGTCCGGTGGCGCCGGCGTCTACGCAGCGTGGCAGTCGGTTGCCTCCGGTGCGTCCGACATGACCATGCTCGTCGGCGGCGAGAAGATGACCCATCGGTCGACCGCGGAAGCGACCGACGTCATCGCCTCGCTGACCCACCCGGTCGAGTACAAACACGGCGTGACACTCCCGTCGTTTGCGGGACTCACTGCTCGACTCTACCTCGACACGTACGACGCCCCGCGCGAGTCGCTCGGGAAGGTCGCCGTCAAGAACCACAAAAACGGTCTCGACAACCCACACGCCCAGTTCCGCAAAGAAGTCGACCTCGAAACGGTTCTGGACTCGCCAATCGTCGCCGACCCGCTTCGCCTCTACGACTTCTGCCCCATCACCGATGGCTCTGCAGCGCTCGTCTTCTGTCCCGAATCGGTCGCCCGCGAGTACACCGACGACTACGCCGTCATCTCCGGTATCGGCGGCGCGACGGACACCCACGTCGTCCACGAGCGTGCCGACCCGACCACGATGGGCGGCGTCGTCAACTCATCGGAGATTGCGTACGAGATGGCCGACCTCGAACCCGAAGACATCGACGTGGCGGAACTCCACGACATGTTCACCATTCTCGAATTCCTGCAGTCCGAGGACCTCGGGTTCTTCGAGAAGGGAGAAGGCTGGAAGGCAGTCGAAGAGGGCGTCACGGACCGCGACGGCGAACTGCCCATCAACACCTCCGGCGGCCTGAAGTCCAAGGGTCACCCCCTCGGCGCGTCCGGCGTCGCACAGGTGTACGAGATTTACAAGCAACTCATCGGTGACGCAGGCAAGCGACAGGTCGACGCCGACATCGGTCTCGCGTGCAACGTCGGCGGCTTCGGCAACTGCGTCATCACGACCATCATGGAGTCCCGATAA
- a CDS encoding HEAT repeat domain-containing protein, with the protein MSDGDDDTTELSPESLDERLNEAQEALEAAETEADLDDVEATLDEIEADIEAADLPEADDEDEDDPAEELTSQLSDLRDDLESQRGPYADDAIETLEEAKSTITDTRWTEQGEGEVVAAVEAFADDFGGVLDASVSVDGDDESALTAAIDDAISAIDAAGLDADDDAETIADLIEVADGLTDGLDDAQEWDDLETREKLQAQGFYDVLGHYKDYPPELSALKEHEKRGNIDMIALAFESFQSGFMEEYCIEAFTRMNDPAAYDAVEPQAKRRNKGAIKAIGKMGAEEGVEMLIDYSDTDSDPALQKVVFKALGEIGSEEATQPLANKLVTENENVRSAAARALGILGDTRAIEPLADVIADDDVDSVRASAAWALRQIGTKTALEAAAEYADDRSYLVQREAELAAEFLGDDVEPEATV; encoded by the coding sequence ATGAGTGACGGGGACGACGATACGACGGAACTCTCGCCCGAGAGCCTCGACGAACGCCTGAACGAGGCACAAGAGGCCCTCGAAGCGGCTGAAACCGAAGCCGACCTCGACGACGTCGAGGCGACGCTCGACGAGATAGAAGCGGATATCGAGGCCGCGGACCTGCCGGAGGCCGACGACGAAGACGAAGACGACCCTGCCGAGGAACTCACTTCGCAGCTGTCCGACCTCCGCGACGACCTCGAATCCCAGCGTGGCCCCTACGCCGACGACGCAATCGAGACGCTCGAAGAAGCGAAGTCGACCATCACGGACACGCGCTGGACCGAACAGGGCGAAGGCGAAGTCGTCGCTGCGGTCGAAGCGTTCGCAGACGACTTCGGCGGCGTGCTCGACGCCAGCGTCTCGGTCGACGGCGACGACGAGTCCGCGCTCACGGCCGCCATCGACGACGCAATCTCGGCTATCGACGCCGCCGGTCTCGACGCCGACGACGACGCAGAGACCATCGCCGACCTCATCGAGGTTGCCGACGGCCTGACCGACGGCCTCGACGACGCCCAGGAGTGGGACGACCTCGAAACGCGCGAGAAGCTGCAGGCACAGGGCTTCTACGACGTGCTCGGCCACTACAAGGACTACCCGCCGGAGCTTTCGGCGCTCAAGGAACACGAGAAGCGCGGCAACATCGACATGATCGCGCTCGCGTTCGAGAGCTTCCAGTCCGGCTTCATGGAAGAGTACTGTATCGAGGCGTTCACGCGCATGAACGACCCCGCTGCGTACGACGCGGTCGAACCACAGGCCAAGCGCCGGAACAAGGGCGCTATCAAGGCCATCGGCAAGATGGGTGCCGAAGAGGGTGTCGAGATGCTCATCGACTACTCCGACACCGACAGCGACCCGGCGCTCCAGAAGGTCGTGTTCAAGGCACTCGGCGAAATCGGCTCGGAAGAGGCGACCCAACCGCTCGCGAACAAACTCGTGACCGAAAACGAGAACGTTCGCTCCGCCGCCGCACGCGCACTCGGTATCCTCGGCGACACGCGCGCAATCGAGCCGCTCGCCGACGTCATCGCGGACGACGACGTGGACTCCGTGCGCGCCAGCGCGGCGTGGGCGCTCCGCCAGATAGGGACCAAGACGGCCCTCGAAGCGGCAGCAGAGTACGCTGACGACCGTTCGTACCTCGTCCAGCGTGAGGCCGAACTCGCCGCCGAGTTCCTCGGCGACGACGTCGAGCCTGAAGCGACAGTCTGA
- a CDS encoding NADH:flavin oxidoreductase/NADH oxidase has protein sequence MTDSLFSPLSLRETEVSNRIMVSPMCQYSSTDGFANDWHLVHLGSRAVGGAGIVMTEATAVSPEGRISPNDLGIWSDEHADALERITSFVKSMDSIPAIQLAHAGRKGSKSRPWDGSDPVFPEDGGWNPIAPSDVPWPYESDAPELHELTTEEVGDVVDDFRAAAERALDAGFEIAEVHAAHGYLLHEFLSPVTNHRDDEYGGSFENRTRIVREVTEAVREVWPDDKPVFVRISATDWLDDRDSWDLEQSVQLSADLADLGVDLVDVSAGGLHPDQEIPSTGPGYQVPYAELIREETGVRVGAVGGIRTARHADEIVRNGRADLAIVGREHLRDPYFALHAAGDLGVDAAWPPQYQRAVPRR, from the coding sequence ATGACTGACTCGCTCTTTAGTCCGCTCTCGCTTCGAGAGACGGAAGTCTCGAACCGCATCATGGTCTCGCCGATGTGCCAGTACTCTTCGACCGATGGCTTCGCCAACGACTGGCATCTCGTCCACCTCGGGAGTCGGGCGGTCGGCGGTGCTGGAATCGTGATGACCGAGGCGACGGCCGTCTCGCCAGAAGGACGCATCTCTCCGAACGACCTCGGTATCTGGAGCGACGAACACGCCGACGCGCTCGAACGCATCACGTCGTTCGTGAAGTCGATGGACAGCATTCCTGCGATTCAACTCGCACACGCGGGGCGGAAGGGAAGCAAGTCGCGCCCATGGGACGGGAGCGACCCCGTGTTCCCCGAAGACGGTGGGTGGAACCCTATCGCACCGAGCGACGTGCCGTGGCCCTACGAGAGCGATGCGCCCGAACTCCACGAACTGACGACCGAGGAAGTCGGTGACGTCGTCGACGACTTCCGCGCCGCCGCCGAGCGCGCACTCGACGCTGGCTTCGAAATCGCAGAGGTCCACGCCGCCCACGGCTATCTCCTCCACGAGTTCCTCTCTCCCGTGACGAACCACCGTGACGACGAGTACGGAGGGTCGTTCGAAAACCGGACGCGAATCGTCCGCGAGGTCACCGAGGCGGTCCGCGAGGTGTGGCCCGACGACAAGCCCGTGTTCGTCCGCATTTCGGCGACTGATTGGCTGGACGACCGCGACTCGTGGGACCTCGAACAGTCTGTCCAACTCTCCGCTGACCTCGCCGACCTCGGCGTCGACCTCGTCGACGTGAGCGCGGGCGGTCTCCACCCCGACCAGGAGATTCCGAGCACTGGCCCCGGCTATCAGGTTCCCTACGCCGAACTCATCCGCGAAGAGACTGGCGTTCGTGTCGGCGCTGTCGGTGGCATCCGGACGGCCCGCCACGCCGACGAAATCGTTCGCAACGGACGCGCAGACCTCGCCATCGTGGGCCGTGAACACCTTCGTGACCCCTACTTCGCCCTCCACGCCGCGGGAGACCTCGGAGTCGACGCAGCGTGGCCCCCACAGTACCAGCGCGCCGTGCCGCGTCGGTAG